From Halodesulfovibrio aestuarii DSM 17919 = ATCC 29578, the proteins below share one genomic window:
- a CDS encoding ParA family protein: protein MARIIAVANQKGGVGKTTSSVNLAASLAVMEKRVLLVDCDPQANATSGIGLDVDSLSSNLYRTFFTPEKALHAIYPTRTPYLSVLPASTDLVAVELELVDKMGREYYLQDVLKNVASRFDYIIIDCPPSLGLITLNALCAAHEVLIPLQCEFYALEGIVKLLQTYEQVKKRLNTSLSLLGVVLTMFDTRNKLSAQVKNEVERCFPEHVFKTIIPRNVRLSEAPSYGKSIIHYDIKSKGAAAYLALAKEVAMRNAPAPAR, encoded by the coding sequence GTGGCACGGATTATTGCTGTAGCTAACCAAAAGGGTGGAGTAGGAAAAACTACATCATCTGTAAACTTGGCAGCGTCGTTGGCTGTGATGGAAAAGCGGGTACTACTCGTTGACTGTGATCCGCAAGCAAACGCAACAAGTGGTATTGGCCTTGATGTGGATAGTTTGTCTAGCAATTTGTACCGCACTTTTTTTACACCAGAAAAAGCTTTGCACGCCATTTATCCTACCAGAACTCCATATCTTTCTGTGTTGCCTGCATCAACGGATTTGGTTGCTGTTGAATTGGAACTTGTCGATAAGATGGGCCGTGAATACTATTTGCAGGACGTCCTTAAAAACGTTGCTTCACGATTCGATTATATTATTATTGATTGTCCGCCGTCACTTGGACTTATTACACTAAATGCACTTTGTGCTGCCCATGAAGTTCTTATACCACTTCAATGCGAATTTTATGCGCTAGAAGGGATTGTGAAGCTACTACAAACATATGAGCAAGTAAAAAAACGCTTGAATACAAGCTTATCTTTACTAGGCGTAGTGCTTACTATGTTTGATACACGCAATAAGCTTTCTGCTCAGGTCAAAAATGAAGTAGAGCGCTGTTTTCCGGAACATGTTTTCAAGACCATTATTCCTCGTAATGTTCGTCTTTCCGAAGCGCCAAGCTACGGAAAATCAATTATCCATTATGATATAAAATCAAAAGGCGCAGCAGCATATCTTGCACTTGCTAAAGAAGTAGCAATGCGAAATGCCCCTGCGCCTGCAAGATAA
- a CDS encoding NAD-dependent epimerase, translating into MHILVTGAAGFIGSALSQRFLSAGNTVVGLDNLNDYYSVQLKKDRLEPLLANPNFRHANFDLADRKSMREMFAAEQFTHVVNLAGQAGVRYSIENPDSYVDANLVGFGNILEGCRHNDVKHLVYASSSSVYGLNTNMPFDTHKAVNHPVSLYAASKKANELMAHTYSHLYGLPTTGLRFFTVYGPWGRPDMALFLFTKAILEGKPINVFNHGKMKRDFTYVDDIVEGVVRVTNKIPEANPDWDSNNPDPASSSAPYRVYNIGNNNTVELGRFIEVLEEKLGQKAVKNMMEMQPGDVEATYANVDDLMNDVGFRPDTPIEKGIGAFVDWYREYYNV; encoded by the coding sequence ATGCATATTCTTGTAACTGGAGCTGCCGGTTTTATCGGCTCAGCACTTTCTCAGCGCTTTCTTTCCGCTGGTAATACCGTTGTTGGTCTTGATAACTTGAACGATTACTATAGCGTTCAGCTAAAAAAAGACCGTCTCGAGCCTCTTCTTGCTAATCCAAACTTTCGTCATGCCAATTTTGATTTAGCAGATCGGAAGTCTATGCGTGAAATGTTCGCTGCTGAGCAGTTTACTCATGTTGTAAACTTGGCAGGTCAGGCAGGGGTTCGCTATTCAATCGAAAATCCAGATTCATATGTAGATGCAAACCTTGTGGGGTTTGGAAACATTCTTGAAGGTTGCCGCCATAATGATGTTAAGCATCTTGTGTATGCATCTTCCAGCTCTGTATATGGTCTGAATACGAATATGCCTTTTGACACTCATAAGGCCGTGAATCATCCGGTTAGTTTATATGCAGCTAGTAAAAAGGCGAATGAGTTGATGGCGCATACTTACAGCCATTTATACGGCTTGCCGACAACAGGACTTCGTTTCTTTACAGTATATGGCCCGTGGGGGCGTCCAGATATGGCACTATTTCTGTTCACAAAAGCAATTCTTGAAGGTAAGCCAATAAACGTCTTCAACCATGGTAAAATGAAACGAGACTTTACCTATGTTGATGATATTGTGGAAGGAGTTGTTCGGGTTACCAATAAAATTCCAGAAGCTAATCCTGATTGGGATAGCAACAATCCTGACCCAGCTTCCAGCTCTGCGCCTTACCGTGTGTATAATATCGGTAACAATAATACCGTAGAACTTGGTCGTTTTATCGAAGTTCTTGAAGAAAAGCTTGGGCAAAAGGCTGTGAAAAATATGATGGAAATGCAGCCGGGTGATGTTGAAGCAACCTATGCAAATGTCGATGACCTTATGAACGATGTAGGCTTTAGACCGGATACTCCGATCGAAAAGGGCATAGGAGCATTTGTTGATTGGTACCGTGAGTACTATAATGTGTAG
- a CDS encoding slipin family protein gives MYSISAIFGVVVVFLVLAIRVMNEYERAVVFRLGRVLQAKGPGLIILIPVIDRMIRVSMRVLTLDVPAQDVITRDNVSVQVSAVVYFKVVEPTKSIIEVEDFLFATSQLAQTTLRSVCGGAELDELLAHREKMNMQIQDLLDKQTAPWGIKVNSVELKHIDLPQEMQRAMAKQAEAERERRAKVINAEGEYQAATKLSQAAEIIAHHPQALQLRYLQTMQEISTNAGSTLIPIPLDIMTKLMPQKGVNSTDDT, from the coding sequence ATGTATTCAATTTCAGCAATATTTGGTGTCGTGGTGGTCTTTTTGGTCTTAGCTATTCGTGTAATGAATGAATACGAACGGGCTGTAGTTTTTCGTTTAGGCCGGGTCCTACAGGCTAAGGGGCCGGGACTTATTATCCTTATTCCTGTTATTGATCGCATGATTCGTGTTTCAATGCGTGTGCTGACATTGGATGTTCCTGCTCAGGATGTGATAACACGCGATAACGTTTCGGTGCAGGTAAGTGCGGTTGTCTACTTTAAGGTGGTAGAACCGACAAAATCTATTATCGAAGTAGAGGATTTTTTATTCGCAACATCCCAGCTTGCGCAGACTACGCTACGTAGCGTTTGTGGTGGGGCAGAGCTTGATGAATTATTGGCGCATCGTGAAAAAATGAATATGCAGATTCAGGATTTGCTAGATAAGCAAACGGCTCCTTGGGGTATAAAAGTCAATTCTGTTGAGTTAAAACATATTGATTTACCGCAAGAGATGCAGCGCGCTATGGCTAAGCAGGCTGAAGCTGAACGTGAGCGTCGAGCGAAAGTTATTAATGCTGAGGGTGAATATCAGGCTGCAACAAAACTTTCTCAAGCAGCAGAAATCATAGCCCACCATCCTCAGGCTCTTCAGTTACGTTATTTACAGACCATGCAAGAAATATCTACAAATGCAGGATCAACCCTGATTCCAATTCCACTAGACATTATGACTAAACTCATGCCACAAAAAGGCGTTAATTCGACAGACGATACTTAA
- a CDS encoding NfeD family protein, with protein sequence MSRMPFIALISLFAAFFAFWQPNTLYAEEKEPIGIYKNGQNFTVKILHYSIEGGIGPAQVELTDGVLRQAGKMGARFVVLELDTPGGLVSSMRKILKSMLNSSIPVLVWVGPRGSRAASAGVFLVAASSFAGMAPQTTMGAASPIDASGKNIDSTMSKKVVNDLVSLVRTVAARQNRNLNWYEDAVRNSITITSERAAASRVVEVVAPSIQDFLVQAGKHGVHTQHGTVHFSQEQLEIVTYEPNFRYQVLSWLVDPQIAYLLLLAGVACLFIEFTHAGAMIPGVIGALALLLGLYAMSILPTNIVGLLLILFSLVLFALEIKITSYGFLSLGGVAALLIGSLILFPEDDGHMALPISLILGTTGAITVIMCGTAYLAAKAMRKKPASGLQAMIGETAEIVSWTGMKGKIFMYGTLWSATVDPKKYPDGIELENGSVVIVKSIDDLTVTIDVK encoded by the coding sequence ATGAGTCGTATGCCTTTTATTGCCCTTATTAGCCTGTTTGCAGCGTTTTTTGCTTTTTGGCAACCAAACACCCTATATGCCGAAGAAAAAGAGCCCATAGGAATCTATAAAAACGGGCAAAATTTTACTGTTAAAATTTTGCATTATTCAATTGAAGGTGGAATTGGCCCTGCGCAAGTGGAATTAACAGATGGGGTTTTGCGTCAGGCTGGAAAGATGGGAGCTCGATTTGTTGTGCTGGAATTAGATACTCCAGGTGGGCTTGTTTCTTCTATGCGAAAAATTCTAAAAAGTATGTTGAATTCGTCTATTCCTGTTTTGGTTTGGGTAGGCCCTCGAGGGTCACGAGCTGCGAGTGCTGGTGTCTTTTTAGTTGCAGCTTCTTCATTTGCGGGTATGGCTCCGCAGACAACAATGGGGGCAGCTTCACCTATTGATGCGAGTGGGAAGAATATTGACTCAACCATGAGTAAAAAGGTCGTGAATGATTTGGTGAGCCTTGTCCGTACTGTTGCAGCAAGGCAGAATAGAAATTTAAACTGGTATGAAGATGCGGTGCGTAACAGCATCACGATAACAAGCGAAAGGGCTGCAGCTTCTCGAGTGGTAGAAGTTGTTGCACCGTCGATACAGGACTTTCTTGTACAAGCAGGTAAACACGGAGTTCATACTCAACATGGAACCGTCCATTTTTCTCAAGAGCAGTTGGAAATCGTTACGTACGAGCCTAACTTCCGATATCAAGTTCTTTCCTGGCTTGTAGACCCGCAGATTGCATATCTGCTCCTTTTAGCCGGTGTTGCCTGCCTCTTTATTGAATTTACTCATGCAGGCGCAATGATCCCCGGAGTTATTGGTGCACTGGCCTTACTTCTTGGGCTGTATGCCATGTCAATTCTCCCAACAAATATAGTAGGGCTTTTGCTTATCCTTTTCAGCCTTGTTCTCTTTGCTTTAGAAATAAAGATTACTAGTTATGGATTTCTTTCGTTAGGTGGGGTGGCAGCCCTTCTTATAGGCTCATTGATTCTATTTCCTGAGGATGATGGGCATATGGCGTTGCCAATATCCCTTATTTTGGGAACAACTGGGGCAATAACCGTAATTATGTGTGGTACGGCATACTTAGCAGCAAAAGCGATGAGGAAAAAACCTGCAAGCGGTCTGCAAGCTATGATTGGTGAAACTGCAGAAATAGTTTCATGGACGGGAATGAAGGGAAAAATTTTTATGTACGGAACTCTTTGGTCAGCAACGGTTGATCCAAAAAAATATCCTGACGGAATTGAGCTTGAGAATGGATCTGTTGTCATAGTGAAGTCTATTGATGATTTGACCGTAACTATTGATGTTAAATAG
- the coaBC gene encoding bifunctional phosphopantothenoylcysteine decarboxylase/phosphopantothenate--cysteine ligase CoaBC, whose translation MKSHTAFTGFLGKRMHLGISGSIAAYKGLDLLRMFKDSGADVGVTLTSSAQEFITPLSFEALGASPVFSKMYPVGDDVFGHLMPGEACYAFVIAPASATTIARLANGLADDMLSCQALAFPEKLVIAPAMNPRMWNNAATQENVEKLRQRGHVIVEPGCGRTACMEEGQGRLAPVDDIYLHGLRALSPQDMAGQNVMVTLGPTREKWDGVRFWSNPSSGTMGASFAVAAWLRGAEVHAICGAGTPWLPSAITRHDVTSAAEMYRAADSLWKDMSIGVFTAAVADYAPVPFGDSKFKKGGDDLTVSFTRTVDILKTLGNAKRDDQRVIGFAAETDNIHENVKKKLSAKNADIIVGNNVAKSGSGFGSATNEVCIVDRNGRQEDWPVAPKPEVAWRVFDWLLQL comes from the coding sequence GTGAAATCACATACAGCTTTTACAGGCTTTCTTGGTAAGCGTATGCACCTTGGTATCAGCGGTTCGATTGCTGCCTACAAAGGGTTAGACTTGCTCAGAATGTTTAAAGATAGTGGTGCAGATGTGGGAGTTACTCTTACCAGTTCTGCACAAGAGTTTATTACTCCTTTGAGCTTTGAAGCGTTGGGAGCCTCACCTGTTTTTTCTAAAATGTATCCTGTCGGTGATGATGTTTTCGGACATCTTATGCCGGGGGAAGCATGTTATGCCTTTGTAATTGCTCCTGCCTCCGCTACAACTATTGCTCGACTTGCGAATGGATTGGCTGACGATATGCTTTCGTGTCAGGCATTAGCATTTCCTGAGAAGTTGGTTATTGCTCCGGCAATGAACCCGCGGATGTGGAACAATGCAGCAACGCAGGAAAATGTGGAAAAGCTGCGCCAGCGTGGGCATGTTATTGTTGAGCCCGGCTGTGGCCGCACCGCATGCATGGAAGAAGGTCAAGGGCGGCTAGCGCCTGTTGATGATATTTATCTGCATGGGCTTCGTGCTTTATCCCCGCAGGATATGGCGGGGCAGAACGTTATGGTTACGTTAGGCCCGACTCGTGAAAAGTGGGATGGTGTGCGTTTTTGGTCTAATCCATCTTCCGGAACCATGGGAGCTTCTTTTGCTGTTGCTGCGTGGTTGCGTGGTGCAGAGGTTCACGCAATCTGTGGAGCTGGTACGCCTTGGTTGCCATCTGCAATTACCCGACATGACGTGACTAGTGCCGCGGAAATGTATCGAGCTGCTGATAGCCTATGGAAAGATATGAGCATTGGTGTGTTTACAGCAGCTGTTGCAGATTATGCCCCTGTTCCATTTGGCGATTCCAAGTTTAAAAAGGGCGGAGATGATCTTACAGTTTCCTTTACACGGACTGTGGATATTCTTAAAACCCTTGGCAACGCTAAGCGTGATGATCAAAGGGTTATCGGTTTTGCAGCAGAAACAGACAATATTCATGAGAATGTGAAAAAGAAGCTTTCTGCAAAAAATGCTGATATCATAGTTGGGAATAATGTTGCTAAAAGCGGTTCAGGATTTGGATCTGCTACTAACGAAGTTTGTATTGTTGATCGTAATGGTCGGCAGGAAGACTGGCCTGTGGCACCAAAACCGGAAGTCGCATGGAGAGTTTTTGATTGGCTGCTTCAACTGTAG